A portion of the Intestinibacillus sp. Marseille-P6563 genome contains these proteins:
- a CDS encoding S-layer homology domain-containing protein: MKFSRAKRILAACVTGAILLTSSAAALSGGFTYSYPIGIGTTYSRQEGYNDSGLQKASIITYTPNASVSPIGVKSGEQFYGSRKSISQISSSLESQGYDVIGGINADFFSFSDGVPTGLFIDNGRVISSTDWEAAVGFMADGSAIIGDPISNIVVSGESGKIAVFDYNKTRTSRGLCLLDRYYSDTTHFGSPGQSIIMEYDDFSTLKIGQPITLTVVDKVSGSDSFAIGENQMVLSRRDDCTSMPWVDFQIGERITIIFETNDPRWGDVQYAVGGKTLITNGTVTTSGIDSGTSLAARSAVGIRNDGKVVLYEVDGAQSSYSRGLTAKQLASELTSLGCVSAVALDGGGSSAMTIKNPSADKSVTVTRPSDGSERKCSTYIFLINNATADGVPTYLHMEPTTHYVLPGGTVEFSTTTLDGGFKKTSAAQDVAYTATAGSVSAGKYVAPLTTGAVQVTANAGNATGTMDLYVTNEPTSMAVLKDGKAVSSLSLQNGQTAQIDATVYRNAIPIASANTQMVWSVTGGIGTISKSGLFTATHAGTGTIQVSCYGMSKSIAVTVSGMGELQDITTIADFESSQPLTAQDGVTLSVTSNQSDVSRGYKALAATYSGTSCSLSVPSTSVEGMTSLTLWAKLSSGQGDLTAVFEDENGTELVEPFSVSVQSSYRQLKVTVPEQAVRLTGIRLSQATADSTLYLDHILLSEDPVDYTDAPQITITDSKTTVNAGESAYITAKITQDSGAYPVRTNQVRAYIDGKLSSATYHTSTAAIDVKTDALSAGTHMIILEVQDDAGNCSRKAVTITAGTRTSSKFTDVSTSWAAGYINLLSDRGIMNGEQLSDGTWRFNPEQNLKRSEFAVLMANVLELDTSSASNLPFDDAASIPDWAKASIAAVTEAGVMSGQSNPNTGEVNFNPNAQITRAEVMSVISRCLPRGYAAKNATFTDAASIPSWAKDSVNYVTSAGIINGYTDGSVKPNAQITRAEISSVICNFR; the protein is encoded by the coding sequence ATGAAATTTTCAAGAGCAAAGCGGATCTTGGCTGCTTGCGTCACTGGTGCAATCCTTTTGACCAGTTCTGCTGCGGCCTTGTCCGGTGGATTTACATATTCCTATCCGATCGGGATTGGAACCACCTATTCTAGACAGGAAGGTTATAACGATAGCGGCTTGCAAAAAGCTTCGATTATTACCTACACCCCCAATGCGTCGGTTTCCCCGATCGGCGTGAAGTCTGGTGAACAGTTCTATGGCAGCCGTAAATCGATTTCGCAAATTTCCTCTTCGCTGGAATCGCAAGGGTATGATGTCATCGGTGGCATCAATGCGGACTTCTTTTCGTTTTCGGATGGCGTGCCGACCGGACTGTTTATTGATAACGGACGTGTCATCTCCTCGACCGACTGGGAAGCTGCGGTTGGATTTATGGCCGATGGTTCAGCGATTATAGGAGACCCCATTTCCAATATTGTCGTCTCTGGTGAAAGCGGGAAGATTGCGGTTTTTGACTACAATAAGACCCGTACTTCACGCGGACTTTGCCTGCTAGACCGGTATTACTCGGATACCACCCATTTTGGTTCTCCAGGTCAGAGCATTATCATGGAATATGATGATTTCTCGACGCTGAAAATCGGGCAGCCCATTACACTGACCGTTGTTGACAAGGTGTCGGGTAGTGATTCGTTTGCCATTGGAGAAAATCAGATGGTACTTTCCCGACGGGATGACTGCACCAGCATGCCCTGGGTTGATTTCCAGATTGGAGAACGCATTACCATTATCTTTGAAACCAACGACCCGCGCTGGGGCGATGTCCAGTATGCTGTTGGCGGCAAGACACTGATTACCAATGGCACCGTGACAACCAGTGGCATCGACTCCGGCACTTCGCTGGCAGCGCGCTCGGCGGTCGGTATCCGTAATGACGGGAAAGTCGTCCTATATGAAGTCGATGGCGCACAATCCAGTTATAGCCGTGGTTTGACAGCCAAGCAACTTGCCAGTGAACTGACCAGCTTGGGCTGTGTTTCGGCAGTTGCGCTCGATGGCGGCGGTTCTTCCGCGATGACAATTAAAAATCCCAGTGCAGATAAATCGGTGACCGTGACTCGACCATCCGACGGCAGTGAGCGAAAATGTTCTACCTATATTTTCCTCATCAACAATGCCACCGCAGATGGTGTGCCGACCTATCTGCACATGGAACCCACGACACATTACGTTCTGCCTGGCGGTACGGTTGAATTTTCGACGACTACGTTAGATGGCGGCTTTAAAAAGACGTCAGCGGCGCAGGATGTAGCATACACCGCAACAGCAGGTAGCGTTTCGGCCGGGAAATATGTAGCACCGCTTACCACCGGTGCAGTACAGGTTACAGCGAACGCTGGAAACGCGACCGGAACCATGGATCTGTATGTGACCAATGAACCCACGTCCATGGCGGTTCTCAAGGATGGCAAGGCTGTGTCTTCCCTCTCCTTGCAAAACGGACAAACCGCACAGATTGATGCTACTGTTTATCGAAATGCCATTCCGATCGCCTCGGCAAACACGCAGATGGTTTGGAGTGTGACCGGCGGTATTGGTACGATTTCCAAGTCTGGCCTGTTTACAGCGACCCATGCAGGTACCGGTACGATTCAAGTTTCCTGCTATGGCATGTCCAAGTCCATTGCGGTTACCGTTTCGGGCATGGGCGAATTACAGGATATCACGACCATTGCAGACTTTGAAAGCAGCCAGCCGCTTACCGCGCAAGATGGTGTTACCTTGTCCGTGACCAGCAATCAGAGCGATGTATCGCGCGGATATAAAGCCTTAGCTGCGACCTATTCGGGCACCTCCTGTTCTCTGTCTGTTCCGTCTACCAGTGTGGAAGGGATGACCTCCTTAACGCTTTGGGCAAAGCTGTCCAGTGGACAGGGAGATTTGACCGCAGTCTTTGAAGATGAGAACGGGACAGAACTGGTCGAGCCGTTTAGTGTTTCGGTACAGTCTTCGTATCGACAGCTGAAAGTTACGGTTCCGGAGCAAGCAGTCCGTCTGACGGGTATCCGCCTGTCTCAGGCAACAGCGGATAGCACCTTGTATTTGGATCATATTCTTCTCAGTGAAGATCCGGTGGATTACACCGATGCACCGCAGATTACGATCACAGATAGCAAGACAACGGTGAATGCTGGCGAATCGGCGTACATTACCGCAAAGATTACGCAGGATAGTGGAGCCTATCCGGTACGAACCAATCAGGTGCGTGCCTACATTGATGGGAAATTGTCTTCGGCAACCTATCACACCTCTACGGCAGCCATTGATGTCAAGACTGATGCGCTTTCGGCAGGGACCCATATGATCATCCTGGAAGTGCAGGATGATGCCGGAAATTGCAGCCGAAAAGCGGTGACCATCACCGCCGGTACTCGGACGAGTTCGAAATTCACCGATGTTTCTACAAGCTGGGCTGCCGGATATATCAATCTCCTGTCCGATCGCGGGATTATGAACGGAGAGCAATTATCCGATGGAACCTGGCGTTTCAATCCGGAACAAAACCTCAAGCGAAGCGAATTTGCTGTGCTGATGGCCAATGTTCTGGAATTGGACACCTCGTCGGCATCCAATCTGCCGTTTGATGATGCGGCATCCATTCCAGACTGGGCGAAGGCGTCCATTGCTGCCGTCACGGAAGCTGGCGTCATGAGTGGGCAGTCCAATCCGAATACTGGAGAAGTCAATTTTAATCCCAATGCACAGATTACGCGTGCAGAAGTGATGAGCGTTATTTCGCGGTGTCTGCCTCGTGGCTATGCGGCGAAAAATGCAACCTTTACCGATGCGGCCTCTATTCCTTCCTGGGCAAAGGATTCGGTAAACTATGTGACCTCGGCAGGGATCATCAATGGTTATACCGATGGCAGTGTCAAGCCCAATGCACAAATCACTCGTGCAGAAATCTCGTCGGTAATTTGTAATTTCCGATAA
- a CDS encoding ECF transporter S component: MTKTMKITYTAIFAAIAAVLMYFEFPLPFMPPFLKVDLSGAAILIGAFIFGIGPAIMMILIKDLIHVTQTQTGGSGELQDFILLALFVIVAVSVYKRYHTRKGAIIGCLLGTLVMSVAGMATNYLFIIPFYSKVMMMPLDAIFGACAAVNPHISGMSTYLLIGVLPFNIVKGGLITFITVIVYKKLSVFIKSKQFDLHRHTETAK, from the coding sequence ATGACCAAAACCATGAAAATCACCTACACGGCGATCTTCGCTGCCATTGCTGCGGTACTGATGTACTTTGAATTTCCGCTTCCGTTTATGCCACCATTCTTAAAAGTGGACCTCAGCGGTGCGGCAATTCTTATTGGTGCTTTCATTTTTGGAATTGGGCCTGCGATTATGATGATTTTGATCAAAGACCTGATTCATGTGACACAGACCCAAACGGGTGGCTCGGGTGAGTTGCAGGATTTCATTTTGCTTGCCCTGTTCGTTATTGTAGCTGTTTCGGTCTATAAGCGTTATCACACCCGTAAGGGCGCGATTATTGGCTGTCTGCTTGGTACCTTGGTGATGTCTGTTGCAGGCATGGCAACCAATTATTTGTTCATTATTCCGTTCTATTCGAAGGTTATGATGATGCCGCTCGATGCGATTTTTGGCGCATGTGCTGCGGTCAATCCCCATATTTCCGGGATGAGTACGTATCTGCTGATTGGTGTACTGCCATTTAATATCGTGAAGGGCGGATTGATTACTTTCATCACCGTGATCGTCTACAAAAAGTTGAGCGTCTTTATTAAGTCCAAGCAGTTTGATCTGCATCGCCACACCGAAACCGCAAAGTAA
- a CDS encoding toprim domain-containing protein, with translation MIQIKEAILVEGRYDIQTLRQMVDTVVLETGGFRIFKDRERLEMIRKIAARRGILILTDSDGAGFTIRNFLRGAIPKDQVKHAYIPEIQGKERRKRHSSKEGLLGVEGMSQDILQNALERAGATILGEESGQALRANRLEKADLYAMGLSGQPDSAQKRKRLLKALGLPQYLSANALLDFMNAVSNREEVLQTFQQISQEDIDNPHS, from the coding sequence ATGATTCAAATTAAAGAAGCCATTCTGGTGGAAGGCCGTTATGATATCCAGACCTTACGGCAAATGGTCGATACGGTGGTTTTAGAAACCGGCGGTTTTCGGATTTTCAAGGACCGGGAACGCCTGGAAATGATTCGAAAAATTGCAGCCCGTCGCGGCATTCTGATTTTGACCGACAGCGATGGCGCCGGATTTACAATTCGCAATTTTTTGCGCGGCGCCATCCCGAAGGACCAAGTCAAGCATGCGTACATTCCCGAAATCCAAGGGAAGGAACGTCGCAAGCGCCATAGTTCCAAAGAAGGCCTGCTGGGAGTAGAAGGCATGTCGCAAGACATTCTGCAAAACGCCCTGGAGCGTGCTGGCGCGACGATTTTAGGGGAAGAGTCTGGACAAGCCCTCCGCGCCAACCGTTTGGAAAAGGCAGACCTTTATGCCATGGGGCTTTCCGGTCAACCAGACAGTGCGCAAAAACGCAAACGCCTGCTCAAAGCGCTTGGGTTACCACAGTATCTGTCTGCAAATGCTTTACTTGATTTTATGAATGCGGTGAGCAATCGCGAAGAGGTCTTGCAAACATTCCAACAAATTTCACAAGAGGATATTGACAATCCGCATTCGTGA